One Ilumatobacter coccineus YM16-304 genomic window, GACATCTATCGCGAACTCATCGACGCACGCCGCGCGCGCACCTGAAATCGGCGTCGGGCCATCGCCCTGCTCCGAACACCGCTCCCGTACACTTGCCGCCATGATCGCTCTCATCATCGTGATCGTCCTGGTGGTCGTGGTGCTCCTCGTCGGAGTCACCATGTACAACGGACTGATCCGCTCCAAGAACCAGGTCGAGAACGCCTGGTCACAGATCGACGTCCAGCTCAAACGACGGCTCGACCTCATCCCGAACCTCGTCGAGACCGTCAAGGGCTACGCCGCACACGAGCGCCAGACGCTCGAAGGTGTGATCCAGGCCCGCAACGCGGCGATCTCGGCACCCGACACGCCCGAAGCGCAAGCGTCGGCCGACAACATGATGACCGGCGCACTGCGCCAGATCTTCGCGCTCGGTGAGGCGTATCCCGATCTCAAGGCCAACCAGAACTTCCTGTCGCTCCAAGAGGAGTTGAGCGCCACCGAAGGTCGGGTCGCCTATGCGCGGCAGTTCTACAACGACAGCGTCCTGTCGTACAACAACAAGATCGAGTCGGTGCCGACCAACATCGTCGCCAGCATGTTGAAGTACTCCCAGCGCGAGTACTTCGAGGCCGACGAAGCGGCACGCACCGCGCCCGACATCGAGTTCTGATGTTCGAACTCATACGCGCGAACAAGCGCCGCAGCGTCGCCCTGATCGTCGGATTCATGTTGGTGGTGATGCTGGTCGGTGCCGCCATCGGTGTCCTGGTCGGCAACGGCGTGGTCTTCACGCTGATCGCCATCGTCATCAGCGGCGCCATCGCCTTCACCTCGTACTGGAAGGCCGACAAGATCGCGCTGCGCGTGAGCCGAGCCGTCCCGGCCGATCCGCAGCAGTACCAGCGGCTCCACAACCTCGTCGAAGGCCTGTGCATCGCCGGCGGGCTCCCGAAGCCCGGCGTGTACATCGTCGACGATCCGGCACCCAACGCCTTCGCGACCGGGCGCAACCCGAACCACGCGGCGATCGCCGTCACGACCGGCCTGCTCGACAAACTCAACCGGGTCGAACTCGAAGGCGTGGTCGCTCACGAACTCAGCCACATCCGCAACTACGACATCCTGGTCTCGACGCTCGCCGTCACCATGGTCGGCGCGGTGGCACTGGTGACCGACCTCGCGATCCGGATGATGTGGTGGAACGGCGGCCGTGTGCATCGTCGTGGTGACCACGGCGATTCGAGCAACCCGCTGGCCTATCTCGGGTTCGCGTTGCTGGTGGTGGCCCCGCTGATCGCCAAGGCGATGCAGGCGACGATCTCGCGTCGCCGCGAGACGCTCGCCGACGTGAGCGCGTGTCAGCTCACGCGGTATCCGCCGGGCCTGATCTCGGCGCTCGAAAAGCTCAAAGAAGACACCACCGTGACGCACAGTGCCTCGACGGCCACGGCACACTTGTGGATCGAACAACCGATGAGTGGAGTCGGTGACGACGGGAAGTTGTCGAAGGTCCACAAGATGTTCGAAACCCATCCACCACTCGATGAACGCATCGCCCTCCTGAGAGAACTCTGATGAACACCTCACGCTCGAATGCATCCCGTCTGGCCGCGGGCCTCACCGGTCTCGCGCTCGTCGCAGCCGCGTGCGGCGGCGGAGGCGACTCGGCCGAAGAGACCACGACCGTCCCCGAAGAGACCACGACCACCACCACCGAGGTCGTCGAGACGACCACGACGGTCGAGGCCGCCACGACCACCACGACCGAGCCGGCGGTCGATGAGCCGCTGCGCCAGCCGCTGACCGGTGAGATCGTCGACTCCGAGGACGAACTGATCACGCGTCCGGCGCTGGCCGTCAAGATCGACAACGCCGACGGTGCCCGTCGCAACCACACCGGACTCGCCGTCGCCGACATCGTCTTCGAAGAGATCGTCGAAGACAGCAACACGCGTTTCGCCGCCGTGTTCCACACGCAGGACGCCGATCCGATCGGCCCGATCCGTTCCGGCCGATCGCAAGACGTCGACATCCTGTCGTCGCTGAACTCGCCGTTGTTCGCCTGGAGCGGCGGCAACCCCGGAGTCACACGCCTGATCCGTGACTCGTTCCTCACCGACCTCAACTGGCAGCGCAACGCGGGGAGCTACCAGCGCGGCCCCGGCACGTCGCCGAGCAACCTGTACAGCGACACCGAGCAGCTCTACGCGCTGACACCGGAAGATCACCCCGGTGCTCCGCCGATCCAGTGGTCGTACGTGCCCGACAACGCTGCGTTCGCGGGCGACGACGTGTCGGGCTTCGACCTGGCGATGCGCCGTCGCGACATCAGCTGGGACTGGAACGCCGAGCTCGACAAGTTCGTGCGCTCGATGGACGGCACGCCGCACGACGACGTCACGTACGGGCCGATCGCGGCCACGAACGTCGTGGTCATGCTCACCGAGTACCGCCCGAGCACGATCGACCGCAACTCGCCCGAGGCGCAGACCATCGGTGAGGGGCTCGTGTACGTGTTCTCGAACGGTGGCTACATCGAAGGCAAGTGGAGCCGCGGGCTGGCGGTCGGGCCGATCACGTTCAACGATCTCGAGGGCAATCCGATCCCGCTCACCCCGGGCAACACGTGGATCGAGCTCGCCGAACTGATCGACGACGCCGGTGAAGGCGAATCGCCGGTCGACATGGTGATCCGTCCCGCCTGAGCCGGTCGTGTCGATCGTGGCACCGTGACCACCCGGCTCGGTCGCAAACGCGTTCGGGTGAACCCGCACGATCGAAAGTACGCTCACGCCCATGAGTGACACGCGCAGCACGGGTACGTTCCCCGTCAAACGGGGATTGGCCGAGATGATGAAGGGCGGCGTCATCATGGACGTCGTCACACCCGAGCAGGCAAAGATCGCCGAAGACGCTGGTGCCGTCGCCGTCATGGCGCTCGAGCGAGTGCCCGCCGACATCCGCAAGGACGGCGGCGTGGCCCGCATGAGCGACCCCGAGATGATCGACGGCATCCAGTCCGCAGTCTCGATTCCGGTCATGGCCAAGGCTCGTATCGGCCACTTCGTCGAAGCGCAGATCCTGCAAGCGCTCGGCGTCGACTTCATCGACGAGTCCGAGGTGCTCACCCCGGCCGACGAGGCGTACCACATCGACAAGATGGCGTTCGACGTGCCGTTCGTGTGCGGCGCCACCAACCTCGGCGAGGCGCTGCGACGCATCTCCGAAGGCGCGGCCATGATCCGCTCGAAGGGCGAGGCCGGCACCGGCAACGTCGTCGAGGCGGTACGTCACCTCCGCTCGATCATCGGCGACATGAAGCGGCTCACGCAGGCCGACGAAGCCGAGCTGTTCGGTTGGGCCAAAGAACTGCAGGCGCCACTGCCGCTCGTCCAGGAGATCGCCGAGACCGGCACGCTGCCGGTGCCGTTGTTCTGTGCGGGCGGACTCGCCACGCCGGCCGATGCCGCGCTCGCCATGCAGCTCGGTGCCGACGCCGTGTTCGTCGGGTCGGGCATCTTCAAGTCCGACGATCCCGCACCGCGGGCGAAGGCCATCGTCGAGGCGACCACGCACTTCCAAGACGCCGACATCCTCGCCAAGGTGAGTCGCGGTCTCGGCGCTCCGATGACCGGCATCGCCATGGACGAGATCAACCAGCGCTACGCCGAGCGGGGCTGGTGACCGAGGCGTCGCCCGAACCGGTCGTCGGTGTCCTGGCGCTCCAAGGAGCGTTCGCCGCGCATCAGGAACGTCTCGTCGCCCTCGGCGTGAGCGCGCCGCTCGTGCGCACCGCGGAGCAACTCGCTGCGGTCGACGCGCTCGTCATCCCCGGCGGCGAGAGCACGACGATGTCGCACCTGCTCACCACCAACCACCTGTTCGACGATCTGAAGGGGCGCATCGCCGACGGCCTGCCGGTCTTCGGTACCTGCGCGGGGATGATCCTGTGTGCCGCCGAGGTCCTCGACGGCCGTCCCGACCAGCGCAGTTTCGGCCGTATCGACATCACGGTGCGGCGCAACGGGTACGGCCGGCAGCTCGCCAGCTTCGAGACCGATCTCGACGTCGACTCGCTCGCCGACCCGTTCCACGCGGTGTTCATCCGTGCACCGTTCGTCGAGCGCGTCGGGCCCGAGTGTGAGATCTTGGCCGAGCACGAAGGTGTGCCTGTTCTGGTTCGCCACGAAACATGTACCGTGGCCTCGTTCCATCCCGAGTTGACGCCCGACGGGCGCCTCCACGAGATGTTCATCCGATCGATCGGTTCACCGCTCCACGAGTAGAGGGTTTCAGATGTCAGGCCATTCGAAATGGGCAACCATCAAGCACAAGAAGGGCGCTGCCGACGCAGCGCGCGGGAAACTGTTCGCCAAGCTGGCGCGGCAGGTCGAGGTCGCGGCCAAGGGCGGTGGCGATCCCGACATGAACGCCACGCTGCGCACGGCCGTCCAGAAGGCCAAAGCGGCGAGTATGACCAACGACGCCATCGACCGCGCCATCAAACGTGGCACGGGTGAAGGTGGCGACGCGGTCGTCTACGAGACGATCATGTACGAGGGGTATGCGCCGGGCGGCGTCGCCCTGCTCATCGACGTCCTCACCGACAACCGCAACCGCATCAGCGCCGATGTGCGCCAGGTGTTCTCGAAGCTCGGCGGCTCGATGGCCGAGCCGGGAGCGGTGGGCTGGCAGTTCGAGCGACGCGGTGTGATCGTGACCGTCGACGGCGTGTCGGAAGACGACGTGATGATGGCGGCGCTCGAAGCCGGCGCCGACGACATCGTGCCCCAGGGCGACGCGTGGCGCATCATGACGGCTCCGTCCGACGTCTACAACGTCAAGGAAGCCCTCGACGCGGCCGGCATCGAGACGATCTCGGCCGACTCGCCCATGGTCGCCGAGAACCTGGTGCCGGTCACCGATGTCAAGGACGCCAAGGCGATCCTGCGGATCCTCGAAGCGCTCGAAGACAACGACGACGTGCAGGACGTGTTCTCCAACTTCGACATCAGCGACGAACTGATGGAGGAAGCGTCGGCATGAGCCTGACGGTCGGGGACACCGCCCCCGATTTCTCGCTGCCGGGCACCGGCGGCGAGCAGTTCTCGCTGAGCGACTACGCCGGCAAGCCGGTGGTGCTCGTGTTCTACCCGGGCGACGACACGCCGGTGTGTACCCGACAGCTCAACAGCTACAACGACGGCATCGAACAGTTCGACGAACTCGACGCTCAGGTCATCGGCATCTCGGCGCAAGACGTCGCCAGCCACGATGCGTTCTCGTCGAAGCACGGGTTCACGTTTCCGCTGCTGGCCGACACCGACAAGGCCGTCGCCGGGCTCTACGGCACGCTCGGACCGCTCGGGTTCCCGCGTCGCAGCGTGTTCATCATCGATGCCGACGGCGTCGTGCGCTACTGCCACCGCGCCATGGCCGGTCTCACGTTCCGCCCGGTCAAAGAACTGGTCGCCGAACTCCAGAAGCTCTGAGCTGCCGGTGGCCGCGTGAGCGGCGCCGAGGTTCGAGCGGATTGCATCGACGGGCCGGTGCCCATCGGATAACGTACGAACTTGTGTTCGCCAACAGCGTCAGTTCCGCAACATCGGGTCGAACGACCCGCGTGCTCGGAATAGACCCCGGGCTCACCCGATGCGGGTACGCCGTGGTCGAAGGTCGCGGCGCCTCCGCCCGGGCGATCTCGATGGGCGTCATCCGCACGCCGGCATCCGATCCGCTGCCGTCGCGGCTCGCCACCCTGCGCCTCGAGTTCACCGCACTGATCAGCGAGTTCGAGCCCGACGTCGTCGCCGTCGAGCAGGTGTTCTTCCAGGTCAACGTGCGAACCGCCATGGCGACGGGGCAGGCGAGCGGCCTGGCACTCGCCGAGGCCTCGCTCGCCGGCTGCGAGGTGATGCAGTACACCCCCAACCAGGTCAAAGACGCCGTGGCCGGCTGGGGCGGGGCCGGCAAAGAGCAGGTGCAGCGCATGGTGCAGCAGCGCCTCAAGCTGTCGGCGCTGCCCAAACCGGCCGACGCCGCCGACGCCGCGGCGCTCGCGCTCACACACCTGGCGATGTCGCCGATCGGGCGGCAGTTGCGCGACGGTGCCGCTCACCACTCGACCGTCGCCGGGCGTACGGCCGCCGCGAAAGGAACCCGATGATCGGCTCACTCCGAGGCGAAGTCCTCGAACGTCACGTCGACGGCACGATCCTGCTCGAGGTCGGTGGTGTCGGGTACCTGGTCACGGTGAGTTCGCGGGCCATCCCCGAACTCGAGCCGGGGTCCAAGGCGTTCCTCCTGATCCACCATCACATCCGTGAGCAGGAGCAGACCCTCTTCGGATTCACCTCCAACGAGGAGAAGACCACGTTCCAGACGTTGCTCAACACGCACGGCGTCGGCCCCACCATGGCGATGTCGGTCATCGCGACGCATCCGCCGGCGGCGCTCGTCGACATCGTGGCCGGCAACGACGTCGCCGCGCTGCAACTCGTCCCGAAGGTCGGCAAGAAGACCGCCGAGCGCCTCATCGTCGAACTGAAGAACCGGCTGTCGATCGCGATGCTCGACGGCGACGGTGGTGCCACCGGTGGTGCCGCGTCGGCGGTGTCGGAGGTGCGTGAAGCGCTCGCCGGGCTCGGCTACGCCACCGATGAGATCCGCGACGTGTTGCGAGACTTGCCCAGCGACGTCGACAGCGCCACACTGCTCAGAGATGCACTGAAGTCGCTGGGAGCCAAGCGTGCGTGACGAATTCCTCGATCCGAACATCCGGGCCGACGACGAGTCGGCGGTGTCCGCCGTGCTCGCCGGTGGAGCAGCAGGCGGCGAGGCCGACGCCGATTCCGAAGTCGGGCTCCGACCGCAAGCGCTCGACGAGTTCGTCGGTCAGCGCGAACTCAAAGAACACCTCACCATCGTGCTCGAAGCGGCCCGCAAACGCGAGCAGTCGGTCGATCACCTGCTGTTCGCCGGGCCACCCGGCCTCGGCAAGACCACGCTCGCCGGCATCGTCGCGGTCGAGATGGGGGTGCAACTCCACATCACGTCGGGTCCGGCACTCGAACGCGCAGGCGATCTGGCCGCCATCCTCACGAAGCTCGAAGAGGGCGACGTGCTCTTCATCGACGAGATCCACCGACTCTCTCGGTCGGTCGAGGAGATCCTGTACCCGGCGATGGAGGACTTCCAGCTCGACATCGTCGTCGGCAAGGGGCCTGCGGCGTCGAGCATCCGCCTGACCATGCCGCCGTTCACGCTGGTCGGCGCCACCACACGCACCGGCATGATCACCGGTCCGCTGCGCGATCGTTTCGGGCTCGTCGCCCGGCTCGACTACTACGACACCGACGAGCTGCGGATGATCGTCGAACGTGCGGCGGGGATCCTCG contains:
- a CDS encoding LemA family protein, with the protein product MIALIIVIVLVVVVLLVGVTMYNGLIRSKNQVENAWSQIDVQLKRRLDLIPNLVETVKGYAAHERQTLEGVIQARNAAISAPDTPEAQASADNMMTGALRQIFALGEAYPDLKANQNFLSLQEELSATEGRVAYARQFYNDSVLSYNNKIESVPTNIVASMLKYSQREYFEADEAARTAPDIEF
- the pdxS gene encoding pyridoxal 5'-phosphate synthase lyase subunit PdxS; the encoded protein is MSDTRSTGTFPVKRGLAEMMKGGVIMDVVTPEQAKIAEDAGAVAVMALERVPADIRKDGGVARMSDPEMIDGIQSAVSIPVMAKARIGHFVEAQILQALGVDFIDESEVLTPADEAYHIDKMAFDVPFVCGATNLGEALRRISEGAAMIRSKGEAGTGNVVEAVRHLRSIIGDMKRLTQADEAELFGWAKELQAPLPLVQEIAETGTLPVPLFCAGGLATPADAALAMQLGADAVFVGSGIFKSDDPAPRAKAIVEATTHFQDADILAKVSRGLGAPMTGIAMDEINQRYAERGW
- a CDS encoding YebC/PmpR family DNA-binding transcriptional regulator; the encoded protein is MSGHSKWATIKHKKGAADAARGKLFAKLARQVEVAAKGGGDPDMNATLRTAVQKAKAASMTNDAIDRAIKRGTGEGGDAVVYETIMYEGYAPGGVALLIDVLTDNRNRISADVRQVFSKLGGSMAEPGAVGWQFERRGVIVTVDGVSEDDVMMAALEAGADDIVPQGDAWRIMTAPSDVYNVKEALDAAGIETISADSPMVAENLVPVTDVKDAKAILRILEALEDNDDVQDVFSNFDISDELMEEASA
- a CDS encoding peroxiredoxin, whose amino-acid sequence is MSLTVGDTAPDFSLPGTGGEQFSLSDYAGKPVVLVFYPGDDTPVCTRQLNSYNDGIEQFDELDAQVIGISAQDVASHDAFSSKHGFTFPLLADTDKAVAGLYGTLGPLGFPRRSVFIIDADGVVRYCHRAMAGLTFRPVKELVAELQKL
- the pdxT gene encoding pyridoxal 5'-phosphate synthase glutaminase subunit PdxT, translating into MTEASPEPVVGVLALQGAFAAHQERLVALGVSAPLVRTAEQLAAVDALVIPGGESTTMSHLLTTNHLFDDLKGRIADGLPVFGTCAGMILCAAEVLDGRPDQRSFGRIDITVRRNGYGRQLASFETDLDVDSLADPFHAVFIRAPFVERVGPECEILAEHEGVPVLVRHETCTVASFHPELTPDGRLHEMFIRSIGSPLHE
- a CDS encoding M48 family metallopeptidase yields the protein MFELIRANKRRSVALIVGFMLVVMLVGAAIGVLVGNGVVFTLIAIVISGAIAFTSYWKADKIALRVSRAVPADPQQYQRLHNLVEGLCIAGGLPKPGVYIVDDPAPNAFATGRNPNHAAIAVTTGLLDKLNRVELEGVVAHELSHIRNYDILVSTLAVTMVGAVALVTDLAIRMMWWNGGRVHRRGDHGDSSNPLAYLGFALLVVAPLIAKAMQATISRRRETLADVSACQLTRYPPGLISALEKLKEDTTVTHSASTATAHLWIEQPMSGVGDDGKLSKVHKMFETHPPLDERIALLREL
- a CDS encoding DUF3048 domain-containing protein yields the protein MNTSRSNASRLAAGLTGLALVAAACGGGGDSAEETTTVPEETTTTTTEVVETTTTVEAATTTTTEPAVDEPLRQPLTGEIVDSEDELITRPALAVKIDNADGARRNHTGLAVADIVFEEIVEDSNTRFAAVFHTQDADPIGPIRSGRSQDVDILSSLNSPLFAWSGGNPGVTRLIRDSFLTDLNWQRNAGSYQRGPGTSPSNLYSDTEQLYALTPEDHPGAPPIQWSYVPDNAAFAGDDVSGFDLAMRRRDISWDWNAELDKFVRSMDGTPHDDVTYGPIAATNVVVMLTEYRPSTIDRNSPEAQTIGEGLVYVFSNGGYIEGKWSRGLAVGPITFNDLEGNPIPLTPGNTWIELAELIDDAGEGESPVDMVIRPA
- the ruvB gene encoding Holliday junction branch migration DNA helicase RuvB; the protein is MRDEFLDPNIRADDESAVSAVLAGGAAGGEADADSEVGLRPQALDEFVGQRELKEHLTIVLEAARKREQSVDHLLFAGPPGLGKTTLAGIVAVEMGVQLHITSGPALERAGDLAAILTKLEEGDVLFIDEIHRLSRSVEEILYPAMEDFQLDIVVGKGPAASSIRLTMPPFTLVGATTRTGMITGPLRDRFGLVARLDYYDTDELRMIVERAAGILDVDIDTDGAQQIARRSRGTPRIANRLLRRVRDFAEVRADGSITSTVAAEGLALFGVDDRGLDKVDRAILSNLCGQFGGGPVGLSTLAISIGEQPETVEDVYEPFLITQGMIARTPRGRVALAAAYEHVGLEVPPSRAPENAATLFDG
- the ruvA gene encoding Holliday junction branch migration protein RuvA, which encodes MIGSLRGEVLERHVDGTILLEVGGVGYLVTVSSRAIPELEPGSKAFLLIHHHIREQEQTLFGFTSNEEKTTFQTLLNTHGVGPTMAMSVIATHPPAALVDIVAGNDVAALQLVPKVGKKTAERLIVELKNRLSIAMLDGDGGATGGAASAVSEVREALAGLGYATDEIRDVLRDLPSDVDSATLLRDALKSLGAKRA
- the ruvC gene encoding crossover junction endodeoxyribonuclease RuvC, with amino-acid sequence MLGIDPGLTRCGYAVVEGRGASARAISMGVIRTPASDPLPSRLATLRLEFTALISEFEPDVVAVEQVFFQVNVRTAMATGQASGLALAEASLAGCEVMQYTPNQVKDAVAGWGGAGKEQVQRMVQQRLKLSALPKPADAADAAALALTHLAMSPIGRQLRDGAAHHSTVAGRTAAAKGTR